taagtgaaaggaatagaaaaataaaaataattaattacacttagaccctttctaaaaatacgaaattatttttttttaaaaaaaattaaaattatacttacacccccTCCAAAATTCTTCCTTTATACCCGACACCCTTTCGTTAgagtttagatgaaaaatactaatgctaacaaaaagaattatattaattctcaaatttgtttctcatttgatattttcatgtatatttttgtatttataaataaataaatataatatatttatgtggaGTAAGATAAACACCGTTAACTAGTTtgttttatgtcttttttattataactaattacatttaaagatttgaaatttttaagaaggggaaaaaaggCAAATTATCATGATTCAATTGTTTTCATTACCCAATTGATTTGCTCAAATTTAGGATACATTcttgatataataatatttatatttttttaatttatggtctatttaaataaatcatcatattttttttgcataagTATGCAAGTCACTTATAAcagcaaaaaaatagaagtagtttatgtaatattattaacatGTTTTTAGAGatgtatgcatatttttttaaaaaatataaataatttatataaataaatcttaataaatgtaattatccctatattcCAAGCATATATGGATCCACATATTGAGATAGTAACACTTCATTTTGATCTATAAATTCCAAATTCCAAATCTTTTGTATGTATAACAATCTTGGATTTCTCCattttcaagtttgtggtTGGGAAATTTCCCCAATCCTTTTCAACTCACAAGGATTTTTGGAGTTTGAGATTTTTCCACTTTTTAACAATTAAGGGACGAGACGAAACACCCTCGATacgtgtataaaatataaatgaagatctaaaatcatatatggaagataattttttttggagatatttcatatttatcacACCAAATTGGtatggataaattattaagagtttaatgatattttaagaatttaatatttgtcattcCAAACGAGTTATTTTAAGTTGTTAAGTTAAgcttaatatattatatattaatatcaaaaaacaaacaacGATTTGTGACactattttactaattttttgtcGTGTCAATGATATATTTAAGTtggttttactttttcttttgaaaatgtgATATGTATGTTGATGTATCTGCTaatataaaagcaaaaaataattcactCACAAACGTTGGATTATGAACCactacactaatttttttattttgtcgaTAATACCCTTTAAGTTggtgtttttatttctttctttgttttttattgaGATGTGAcgtgttgatttatatattttatttttatttataataaatttatttgttatatgcaCATAGAAATGACATACAACGACAGTTAATagtatgaataaataatattactattcGAAGGATTATTGccacaaaaaattagatttagaaaaagaaaaaactcataaaaaaCCCACCGAAAATAGTGGCACAAACCAAAAAATCTCGAGGCTAATATGGTCATTTGATCCAACGAAAAATTAACGGTCCAGTTTCGTCGGCCAGCAGCCCCCAGTCGCAACCTTAAATTCCACCCTCAAACCTCTCTTCTCACTCATCGTCTGACTTTCTCTCTCCTCCACCacctatacatacacatatacatatatctcaACTCTTACTCAGTGAGcatacacacactcacatacgCTAATAATGGCTCTGCAGGTGTACAGTGCAGCTCCGAGGACCTCAATGGTTCAAAATTCTGCCTCACAGGGGATTATCACCAAGCAGCCCGCAATGGTCTGCGTCGCAGGTGATTACCCTCAGCTGATGAGGAGGAAAGAGATAGGGCTGAGGATGGGATTCCGGGTCAGGTCCAGCTTGGACGCCACGACGGCGGTTGCGGAGGTGGGCCAGGTGACGGAGGTTACTAAGGACACGTTCTGGCCCATTGTCAAAGCCGCCGGCGATAAGACAGTCGTCCTTGATATGTACACCCAATGGTGGGTTTATCTTTTTTCGATTTTGGGCGTGTCTTGATTCATTTGATGGTTGGACTGAAGTTGTTCTTATACTAATCCATGCTTATCAAAGATCTTGGGgctctcttcttttttaaaaaaaaaaaaattgggaaattttgtgatattatgTAGCAAGgtacatataaatttagtataaataggTATCTGAAATTACCGTTGATATAGAGATGTAATGTTTGATTTGTTCCATTTGCTGCATTTGGGGTTGATTCAATTCTAATACTCCTTGGATTTTAGtgagtaatataatataaaacttcCTTTTTTATAACTCGGATGTCAGTACttatgcttaattttttatactttttttcatttccatgCTGATACTAAAATCCAAGGTCCAAATATAGCATATACGTTGTTTTATACTACTTTGTTCAATTTCTTGCATGTGACTTGACTCTTGTTCCTATCAAGAAAAGTGATTTCTCTCTATTGATTGCAAGTTTAACTTGTATAATGTGTATAGTGCTTCTGGAAAGAAAATATAGGCATGTAAATGAATGTGGTTATACATGTTACTTCATCGGGCTGAGTGGACGGAGATTTGGTTTGCAGGATAAGGCCCTTCTGTAGCTGAGCTTTGTGTCTGTAGGAGATGCAGTTTGTCAGAAAAGGCCTTTCTTATTAGCTGAGTTTTTGTGTCTGTATGAATATAGCGCTGCAGTTGAGT
This region of Sesamum indicum cultivar Zhongzhi No. 13 linkage group LG4, S_indicum_v1.0, whole genome shotgun sequence genomic DNA includes:
- the LOC105161230 gene encoding thioredoxin F1, chloroplastic-like; amino-acid sequence: MALQVYSAAPRTSMVQNSASQGIITKQPAMVCVAGDYPQLMRRKEIGLRMGFRVRSSLDATTAVAEVGQVTEVTKDTFWPIVKAAGDKTVVLDMYTQWCGPCKIMAPKYQQLSEKYHDVIFLKLDCNQENKPLAKELGIKVVPTFKILKDNKIIKEVTGAKYDDLVAAIETARST